The following proteins come from a genomic window of Montipora foliosa isolate CH-2021 chromosome 2, ASM3666993v2, whole genome shotgun sequence:
- the LOC137985020 gene encoding L-fucono-1,5-lactonase-like isoform X2: MDAFHGKEIVDAHVHLWDCDKYFYPWPTPDLKAICRPFLIGDLQVAIEPSPVRKIVFIQVNQTYDETDWILEQYPAHTSTIVGIIGWVDLTDPKVNVILEKYMEYKVFRGVRNILEGEPDDWLGRESVQRGLGYLEEKGLTYDLLIRTRHFKLAETVVKKFPKLKFVIDHAAKPEIKDGKIDEWKKGMEMLAQNPNVFCKISGLVTEASRENWKVDDLIPYVKSLYQEPITCTRRSELP, from the exons ATGGACGCTTTTCACGGAAAGGAAATAGTGGATGCTCACGTTC ACTTGTGGGATTGTGACAAGTATTTCTACCCATGGCCTACTCCAGACCTTAAAGCCATTTGTAGACCCTTCCTCATTGGTGATCTTCAAGTAGCAATTGAGCCTTCTCCCGTTAGAAAGATAGTCTTCATTCAAGTCAATCAAACCTATGATGAAACAG ACTGGATATTGGAACAATATCCTGCCCACACCTCAACCATTGTTGGCATCATTGGATGGGTGGATCTCACAGATCCTAAG GTGAATGTCATATTGGAGAAGTACATGGAATACAAAGTATTTAGAGGAGTAAGAAACATTTTGGAAGGAGAACCAGATGATTGGTTGGGCAGAGAGTCAGTCCAGAGGGGTCTAG GTTACCTTGAAGAGAAAGGGCTCACTTATGATTTACTGATTAG AACAAGGCATTTTAAGTTGGCAGAAACTGTTGTGAAAAAGTTTCCCAA GTTGAAGTTTGTCATCGACCATGCTGCAAAACCAGAGATAAAAGACGGAAAAATAGACGAATGGAAGAAAGGAATGGAAATGTTGGCTCAGAATCCAAATGTCTTCTGTAAAAt TTCTGGACTTGTAACGGAAGCCTCACGAGAGAACTGGAAAGTGGATGACCTTATTCCCTACGTGAAG